A single region of the Salvia splendens isolate huo1 chromosome 18, SspV2, whole genome shotgun sequence genome encodes:
- the LOC121777887 gene encoding cytochrome c oxidase subunit 6a, mitochondrial-like: protein MASAIMRSGLRSALRGGASTPHVSPASRRSFSASSHHDEAAEASKWEKITYLGIVACTGLAVFILSKGHPHHDEPPAYPYLHIRNKEFPWGPDGLFEVKHH, encoded by the exons atggCTTCGGCGATTATGAGATCTGGCCTCCGCTCAGCCCTACGCGGTGGCGCATCCACCCCTCACGTCTCACCCGCGTCCAGGCGCTCTTTCTCCGCTTCATCGCATCATGACGAAGCTG CTGAGGCTTCGAAGTGGGAGAAGATAACATATTTGGGAATAGTGGCATGCACTGGTCTCGCTGTCTTTATCCTCTCCAAGGGCCATCCCCACCATGACGAACCTCCT GCATATCCGTATTTGCATATCCGCAATAAGGAGTTTCCTTGGG GTCCAGATGGCCTATTTGAGGTAAAGCACCATTGA
- the LOC121776635 gene encoding uncharacterized protein LOC121776635, whose translation MAVAVEANPTPLPNPKPKPKPKPKPKPSLRVCFSYAAYAKNVVHYLHSSNIPVAAALSDAEFAAVESAFRFSFPPDLRSILQEGLPVGPGFPNWRSSSQQQLEILTTLPVLGICKEVSRNNFWLDSWGLKPPDPDHAASLAKAFLKKAPVLVPIYRNFYIPSAPCTAGNPVFYVHGSDVRVWSFDIAGFFQKVEFGMCGEAMPRRRRRVGAGVFSAAPAWAAREGRRIEFWTEMAERRGGWWSGELGGCLEEVCWRLRDGGWKEEEVREMMMIDGCDAAVDGEGVGWMSERMLRAGWSTEDVVDLLGFPNRNGVDDGDYCFDFRRRQTCDDKKHETISLTF comes from the exons ATGGCGGTAGCGGTGGAAGCAAATCCCACGCCTCTCCCCAATCCGAAACcgaaaccaaaaccaaaaccaaaaccaaaaccctcCCTCCGAGTCTGCTTCTCCTACGCCGCCTACGCCAAAAACGTCGTCCACTACCTCCACTCCTCCAACATCCCCGTCGCCGCCGCCCTCTCCGACGCCGAATTCGCCGCCGTCGAATCCGCCTTCCGTTTCTCGTTCCCGCCCGACCTCCGCTCCATTCTTCAAGAAGGCCTCCCCGTGGGCCCCGGCTTCCCCAACTGGCGCTCCTCTTCCCAACAGCAGCTCGAAATCCTCACCACCCTCCCCGTCCTCGGCATCTGCAAGGAAGTTTCTAGAAACAATTTCTGGCTCGACTCCTGGGGCCTCAAACCCCCCGACCCCGATCACGCCGCTTCATTAGCCAAGGCGTTTTTGAAAAAAGCCCCCGTCCTCGTCCCGATTTATCGGAACTTCTACATTCCGTCGGCTCCGTGCACCGCCGGAAATCCCGTTTTTTACGTGCATGGAAGCGACGTGAGGGTTTGGAGCTTCGACATCGCCGGATTCTTCCAGAAG GTGGAGTTTGGGATGTGCGGGGAGGCGatgccgaggaggaggaggagggtggGGGCGGGGGTGTTTTCGGCGGCGCCAGCATGGGCGGCGAGGGAGGGGAGGAGGATAGAGTTTTGGACGGAGATGGCGGAGAGGAGGGGAGGGTGGTGGAGCGGGGAGCTGGGGGGGTGTTTGGAGGAGGTGTGCTGGAGGCTGAGAGATGGGGGGTGGAAGGAGGAGGAGGTGAGGGAGATGATGATGATCGACGGCTGTGATGCGGCGGTTGACGGAGAGGGGGTGGGCTGGATGTCGGAGAGAATGCTGCGTGCGGGGTGGAGCACGGAGGATGTGGTGGACCTGCTCGGATTCCCAAATCGGAACGGTGTGGATGATGGAGACTATTGCTTTGATTTCCGTCGTAGACAAACTTGTGATGATAAAAAGCATGAGACTATTAGCCTTACGTTTTGA
- the LOC121776636 gene encoding uncharacterized protein LOC121776636, translated as MHYSPLIEKITSFTKKWTGKNLSYAGKTELVRSVLQGVECYWLQVFPLPANGTKYGAVAWKDLCVPKEEGWLGLRDLGAWNKALLARYLWNIHIKKDSLWIKWIHTEFIKGKSIWEWSVKSRDSPLFKRLIEIRDEMLGDRQQREVEMQWEKWYTSKGTVEAYDWFRPKGERRLWHRFIWKDFIPPKYSFTTWQVLRNRLPTRDRLGCRDTEIDQRCPLCTTGTKSVDHLFFKYTKTREVWRVIKTWVGMRRPITTIPSAIKWFLKERSGVTVIRKARSLAIIATISLMWRARNAVIFDGATFEPKHLIFQIKKITYATLYSMFPHETVQEHLGV; from the exons ATGCATTACTCCCCCCTCATCGAAAAGATCACCTCATTCACTAAGAAGTGGACGGGTAAGAACCTTTCGTATGCCGGTAAAACTGAACTCGTACGGTCTGTTTTGCAGGGTGTCGAGTGCTACTGGTTACAAGTCTTCCCGTTGCCagcaaat GGAACAAAGTACGGAGCGGTGGCATGGAAGGACCTTTGCGTGCCCAAGGAAGAAGGATGGCTCGGCCTTCGGGACCTTGGGGCATGGAACAAAGCACTCCTAGCCCGTTACCTTTGGAACATTCACATCAAGAAAGACTCCCTTTGGATTAAGTGGATTCATACCGAGTTCATCAAGGGCAAGTCGATATGGGAGTGGAGTGTGAAGTCCCGAGACTCTCCACTGTTCAAGAGATTGATCGAGATTCGGGACGAGATGCTAGGGGATCGACAACAAAGAGAAGTCGAGATGCAGTGGGAGAAGTGGTATACATCAAAAGGAACCGTCGAGGCCTACGATTGGTTCAGGCCTAAAGGGGAACGGAGACTTTGGCACAGGTTCATTTGGAAGGATTTTATCCCTCCAAAGTATTCGTTCACGACCTGGCAGGTGCTCAGGAACCGACTACCGACGAGGGACAGGCTCGGCTGCAGAGACACTGAGATTGATCAAAGATGTCCACTATGCACCACAGGAACCAAATCAGTGGACCACCTCTTCTTCAAGTATACCAAGACAAGAGAAGTTTGGCGTGTGATCAAGACATGGGTTGGCATGAGGAGGCCGATCACAACCATACCAAGCGCGATCAAGTGGTTCCTTAAGGAGCGCAGTGGTGTAACGGTGATCCGTAAGGCAAGGAGCCTGGCCATTATAGCCACGATCAGCTTGATGTGGAGAGCTAGGAACGCCGTAATTTTTGATGGAGCTACCTTTGAGCCGAAGCACCTGATCTTTCAGATTAAGAAAATCACTTACGCTACACTCTACTCCATGTTCCCGCACGAGACGGTCCAGGAGCACCTTGGAGTTTAG
- the LOC121777712 gene encoding LRR receptor-like serine/threonine-protein kinase HSL2, translated as MNNLLAALLISSIFFTVFVHSATDASNRDAAILLRLKDNQQLQDPLGSLHDWLQTSPNAPCNWTGVSCSGGAVVALNLRSLGIAGDFPADFCRISTLRSLDLSDNSLGGNISSNSIALCSHLSSLNLSSNYFVGDLPGFPVEFLNMTVLDFSINNFTGDIPANFVNLRRLQFLSLGSNLLNESVPEFLAELTELTQLVLAVNPFRPSPLPGNIGRLAKLEILMAPMANLEGQIPESIGNLSSMKIFDVSHNNLVGEIPKSIGGMRNAEQIELFHNHLSGEIPDAFSGLTSLLRFDASENNLTGKIPQSLAALPLESFNLNDNHLEGEIPEILGLNPNLNQLKLFNNKLSGSLPESLGMNSNLAEIDVSGNNLEGPLPQNLCYRRNLQSLIMFGNRISGSIPDDYGKCSSLSYVRVQNNELSGVVPDDFWSLDLDHIEFTNNKLEGSIPPSVSNAKGLQQLLISGNNFSGNLPAEICHLKELRKIYLSGNNFSGELPYCINQFTKLLALHMRGNMFSGEIPGRLAAWRELTQLDLSSNHLSGNIPAELGTLPVLTLLNLSNNMLSGGIPEELSKPRINQFDISNNRLQGRVPVGLDTKFFLPSLLGNAELCSMNLKELPSCSRSKPGSLVLVGVLSSLAFVLVVSLVWLLIKNRKFIALGCRNKQKITSFQEIRFSGEEVLFSLTDQNLVGSGGSGRVYRVRLKSGKMVAAKRLWEAKGLAESVFHSEMETLGRIWHVNIVRLLFSFVGDKCRVLVYDYMENGSLGDVLHGDKGGLLLDWPTRFSIAIGAAQGLAYLHHDCVPPIVHRDLKPNNILLDEEFRPRVADFGLAKILNKDADEEDGAMSRVAGSYGYIAPEYGYTMKVTEKSDVYSFGVVLLELVSGRRPNHENKNIVKWVREVASAEGLEEVLDSRMDASMIEYDQVEKVLNVALLCTAELPINRPSMRRVVELLKDHNTQGI; from the exons ATGAATAATCTACTTGCTGCTCTTCTCATCAGCTCCATCTTCTTCACCGTTTTCGTGCATTCAGCAACAGATGCATCAAACCGCGATGCGGCAATTTTGCTCCGACTCAaggacaatcaacaactccaagaCCCGCTCGGATCGCTCCACGACTGGCTCCAGACCTCTCCCAACGCACCATGCAATTGGACCGGTGTTTCTTGCAGCGGCGGCGCCGTGGTTGCCTTGAACCTCCGCAGCCTCGGTATTGCTGGTGATTTTCCGGCGGATTTTTGCCGGATTTCTACGCTCCGGAGTCTCGACCTCTCTGATAACAGCCTCGGCGGGAATATTAGTTCCAATTCGATTGCTCTGTGCTCGCATCTttcctctctcaatctctcttcCAATTACTTTGTCGGTGACCTGCCTGGTTTCCCGGTGGAGTTTCTCAATATGACGGTGTTGGATTTTTCAATCAACAACTTCACCGGTGATATTCCGGCGAATTTTGTCAACTTGAGAAGGCTACAGTTTCTCTCACTTGGTTCGAATCTACTTAACGAGTCAGTCCCCGAGTTCCTGGCCGAGTTAACTGAGTTGACTCAGTTGGTCTTGGCGGTAAATCCTTTTCGGCCGAGTCCTCTGCCGGGAAACATCGGACGCCTGGCGAAGCTCGAGATCCTGATGGCACCAATGGCGAATCTCGAAGGTCAGATTCCTGAATCCATCGGAAATCTTAGTTCTATGAAAATCTTCGACGTTTCGCATAACAATTTGGTTGGAGAAATTCCGAAGAGCATCGGCGGAATGAGAAATGCCGAACAGATCGAGTTGTTTCATAATCATCTCTCTGGAGAAATTCCGGATGCATTCTCCGGTCTCACTTCGTTGCTGCGTTTCGACGCGTCGGAGAACAATCTGACTGGGAAAATACCCCAAAGTCTGGCGGCCCTGCCGCTGGAGTCGTTCAATCTGAACGACAATCACTTAGAAGGTGAAATTCCGGAGATTTTAGGTTTAAATCCGAATCTTAATCAGCTGAAGCTGTTCAATAACAAACTTTCGGGATCTCTGCCGGAATCATTGGGCATGAATTCCAATTTGGCGGAAATCGACGTTTCCGGCAACAATTTGGAAGGTCCGTTGCCCCAAAACTTGTGTTACAGAAGGAATCTTCAGAGTTTGATAATGTTTGGGAACAGAATCTCGGGCTCAATACCTGATGATTATGGTAAATGCAGCTCGCTATCGTACGTCCGTGTTCAAAACAACGAGCTCTCCGGAGTTGTACCTGATGATTTCTGGTCTCTCGATCTCGATCACATCGAGTTCACCAACAATAAATTGGAAGGCAGTATTCCACCATCAGTTTCAAATGCGAAAGGCCTCCAGCAGCTATTGATATCCGGCAACAATTTCTCTGGAAATTTGCCTGCAGAAATCTGCCATTTGAAGGAGTTAAGGAAAATCTATTTGAGTGGAAACAACTTCTCTGGTGAATTGCCTTACTGTATTAACCAGTTCACAAAGTTGTTGGCGCTCCACATGCGAGGAAACATGTTTTCCGGTGAGATTCCGGGAAGGTTAGCAGCGTGGAGGGAGCTAACGCAGTTGGATTTGTCGAGTAACCATCTCTCTGGCAATATTCCGGCGGAATTGGGAACTTTGCCAGTGTTAACCTTGCTGAATCTTTCCAACAATATGCTGTCTGGTGGGATTCCGGAGGAGTTATCTAAGCCCAGAATAAACCAGTTCGATATCTCGAACAACCGGCTTCAAGGCAGAGTGCCGGTTGGTTTGGACACCAAGTTTTTTCTGCCTAGCCTACTTGGGAATGCAGAATTGTGCAGCATGAATCTCAAAGAACTTCCATCATGTTCAAGATCGAAGCCAGGGAGTTTGGTGTTGGTGGGAGTTCTCTCATCTCTTGCATTCGTACTCGTTGTCTCACTTGTTTGGCTCTTGATCAAGAACAGGAAATTTATAGCTTTAGGTTGCAGAAACAAGCAGAAGATCACATCATTCCAGGAGATCAGGTTTAGTGGGGAGGAGGTTCTGTTCTCATTGACCGATCAGAATCTTGTTGGCTCGGGGGGATCAGGCCGGGTGTATCGTGTGAGGCTGAAGAGCGGAAAGATGGTTGCTGCTAAGCGGCTCTGGGAGGCGAAGGGGCTTGCAGAATCCGTGTTCCATTCGGAGATGGAAACATTGGGAAGAATTTGGCATGTTAACATAGTGAGGTTGTTGTTTAGCTTCGTTGGTGACAAGTGCAGGGTGCTTGTGTATGATTACATGGAGAATGGGAGTTTAGGGGACGTTTTGCACGGGGATAAAGGAGGGTTGTTGCTGGACTGGCCGACGAGGTTTTCCATTGCGATTGGGGCTGCTCAGGGGCTCGCTTACTTGCACCACGACTGTGTGCCTCCGATTGTGCACAGAGATCTCAAGCCCAACAACATCCTGTTGGACGAGGAGTTTAGGCCGAGGGTGGCTGATTTTGGGCTGGCGAAGATACTGAACAAGGATGCAGACGAGGAAGATGGAGCTATGTCCCGTGTGGCCGGATCTTATGGGTACATTGCACCAG AGTACGGGTACACAATGAAAGTGACGGAGAAGAGTGATGTGTATAGCTTCGGAGTAGTGTTGCTGGAACTAGTAAGTGGGAGGAGGCCCAACCATGAGAACAAGAACATCGTGAAGTGGGTAAGGGAGGTTGCATCTGCAGAGGGTTTGGAAGAGGTGTTAGACTCGAGGATGGATGCTTCGATGATTGAATACGATCAAGTGGAGAAGGTGCTGAATGTGGCTCTGCTATGTACTGCTGAGCTGCCCATCAATAGGCCATCCATGAGAAGGGTTGTTGAATTGCTCAAGGATCATAACACTCAAGGCATCTAA